The following nucleotide sequence is from Brachyspira suanatina.
AATTTATAGCTGCTTTATCTGCATTATCATTATCTATACTGTTATCTAAATTTATAGTTGCTTTATCTGTATTATTATTGTTTGATTCTTTGGTATTACAAGAAAATATAATTATAGAAAGTAAAAAAATTAATAAATATTTCATAAACAATATATCCTATAGTCAAGTTTTTGATTAGTATATTATAAAAATATTTTTTTTCAAGTTTTTATATTAAATCCCTATAGGGTATGTTTTTTTATTAAAATTCAATCTTAAAAATTTATTTTAAAACCCCGCCCTTTATATTTATTGTTTTATACTGGAATATTAACTTTATTTGTTTTTCAGTTTAAATCAGAAATTAAAGCACCCGCCCAAGTTATTATTAGATTTATAATCTCTTTAACGCACGGTTAATCAATTTTATAATATTGTATAATTTGAATTTAAAATAGATCTATATTTTTAGACTCATTCACCGTGCGGTTATGGGGCTATAAGTTTAAATAACACTTTGGGTGGGCAGCTAAAATAACTGTTTAAGTTTTTAAAGAAAATAATACAAAACTGCCAGAAGATATAAAAAGGATATAGGGTGGGCTTTGTAATTATTGCATTATGCTGTTTTTATAGTAAAATACTTTTCATTGTTAAGGATTTTTAATAATGAAAAAAGCAGATAAAACAAATAAAAATAGTATAAAAGATAATAACAACTTTGATGAGTGTTTTGAAGAAAGCATAAAGAATAATGTAATATTCTTTCCTATAAGACACCATTCGCCTGCATGCTCATATCATTTGAAGAAAATTTTTGAGAGTTTTAAACCTGACGCTGTACTTATAGAAGGGCCAAGCGACTGTAATGATTTGATGAAGTATATGGTAGAAGAAGATACTAAAGCACCATTTTGTATTTATTCAAGCTATGTTGATGGTAATAATGAGAAATACAGATGTTATTATCCTTTTTTGTATTATTCGCCGGAGTTTACCGCTATAAGAGAATCATTAAAAAATAATATTCACTGCCGTTTCATAGATATGAATTATGCTTTTATGATAGAAAATGCCAAATATGATTCAGATCCTGAAAAAGAAAATAATAATGAAGAAAATTCAGAAGATATAGATAGTAATAAAGAAAATGATAATGAAAAGAAAAAAAAGAAATTAATATCGATTTATGATAATGATGATAATAAATTCAATGTTAATGCTTACACAGTAGAGCTTACAAAAAAAGCAGGACTTAGAACTTTTGCCGAACTTTGGGAGAGAGATTTCGAGATAAATGGAATACTTAAAGAAAGCAAAGATTTTATAAGAAGCGTTTATGCATTAGGCTATTATATGCGTTTGATAGAAGATGAAGATTTTGAAACTAGAAACAGAGAATATGTAATGGCTTTGAATGTTAAAAATGCATTAGAAAAATATAATAGAGTTTTGGTAGTTACAGGAAGTTTTCACACTAAAGGCATAATAGATAAATTAAAAGAAGATGAAAAAGATAATAAAAAATTAAATAAAGAATATAAAAAATTAAAAAAATATATAATTTCAAATACAGCCAACTATTTAATACCATATTCATTTGAAGATGCTGATGCAAGAAGAGGATACAGAGCAGGAATAGAGTTTCCGGCATTTTATAATTTAGTTTATAAAGAACTTGAAAATTACAGCAGTAAAAATAATACTGATGATATTGGCAATATGTATTTAAATGTTGTGATGTCATTTATAATAAAAGCCTCAAATATAGACAGGCATAATCATAATGTAAGTATTCCTGACTGTATTAATGCTTATTATATGGCAGTTAATCTTGCAAAATTAAGGGGCAAGCATTCTGCAGGAGTTTATGAGCTTATAGATGCTGCTAAAAGTGCATTTGTCAAAGGCGATATATCTTTGGAGAATACAAGCAATCTTGATTTGATGATGAAGCTTCTTTCAGGTATGTCAAATGGTACTGTATCATCAAAAAGTATAGTTCCTCCTGTTGTTATAGATTTTAGAAATAAATGCAAAGAATATAAAATAAAAACTGATAAAACAGAAGAAAAAGAATCTATATTAGACATAGTAAAAAATGAAAGTCATTTTGAAAAGAGTAAATTTTTTCATAAGATGAGATTTTTAGATGCAGGCTTTTGTAAATTAGAAAAAGGTCCTGACTATGTAAATAAAGTTAATAAGAATCTAGCAAGAGAAATTTGGAAATATGAATATAAAACATCTGTAGAATCTGCTTTAATAGATAAATCTGTTTATGGTGTAACAATAGAAGAATTAGCATCAAATTTAATAGTTGAAAGACTTAATAACCGTATAGAAGCCAGAGAAGTGTCAAAACTTTTAATAGAAGCTAATGTTATGGGCATTTATAGCTTTTTTACTGATAACTATAATAAAATAGAAGAAACTATACTCAGTGATAATAATTTTGTAAGTCTTTGCTCTTGCCTTAATAATTTATCATATTTGGCTAATATGGAAGCTATCAATAATAATTTTTCAAAAGAGCGAGAATCTTTATTTGATAATTATGACATAATGGCAGTTATAGAATCTTTAGCCAAACAGACATTTATGCTTGCTGTTGTCAATATGGATTCTATGAAGAATTTAAATGAAGAAGAAGCATTAAAAAATTCTCATTATATAAAAAATCTATATTCATTTACATTAGAAAATCCTAATTGGTGTGATATAGATGCATTTAATGATAAGATAGATTTAATGCTTGATAATACATTCGGAAGTTCTCATATATATGCAGTTTGCTTAGCTTTAAAATACAAATCAGGAAGATTGATGGCTGATGAATTTTCTAATATAGTATCATCTTTTATGGAATCTTCAGATATAGAAGCCGCATCATATTTTTTGAATGGTATACTTTTAGCGGCAAGAGATATATTATTTATTAATGAAAATATAATCAGCAGTATAGATTCAGCAATAAAAAAATTGGATGATGATAAATTTCTAGAAGTACTTCCTAATTTCAGATATGCATTTTCAAATTTAAGTCCTGTAGAAATAGAGCGTTTTTCAGGTATTATAGCTGATAGATATAATATCAGTAAAAACAAAATATTAATTGATGTTAATTTATCTATAGAAGAAATTCAATTAGCTTCCAAAATAGATAATGAAGTTTTTGATTTAATTAGCAAAACTTTATGAAAAAATCATAAAATG
It contains:
- a CDS encoding DUF5682 family protein encodes the protein MKKADKTNKNSIKDNNNFDECFEESIKNNVIFFPIRHHSPACSYHLKKIFESFKPDAVLIEGPSDCNDLMKYMVEEDTKAPFCIYSSYVDGNNEKYRCYYPFLYYSPEFTAIRESLKNNIHCRFIDMNYAFMIENAKYDSDPEKENNNEENSEDIDSNKENDNEKKKKKLISIYDNDDNKFNVNAYTVELTKKAGLRTFAELWERDFEINGILKESKDFIRSVYALGYYMRLIEDEDFETRNREYVMALNVKNALEKYNRVLVVTGSFHTKGIIDKLKEDEKDNKKLNKEYKKLKKYIISNTANYLIPYSFEDADARRGYRAGIEFPAFYNLVYKELENYSSKNNTDDIGNMYLNVVMSFIIKASNIDRHNHNVSIPDCINAYYMAVNLAKLRGKHSAGVYELIDAAKSAFVKGDISLENTSNLDLMMKLLSGMSNGTVSSKSIVPPVVIDFRNKCKEYKIKTDKTEEKESILDIVKNESHFEKSKFFHKMRFLDAGFCKLEKGPDYVNKVNKNLAREIWKYEYKTSVESALIDKSVYGVTIEELASNLIVERLNNRIEAREVSKLLIEANVMGIYSFFTDNYNKIEETILSDNNFVSLCSCLNNLSYLANMEAINNNFSKERESLFDNYDIMAVIESLAKQTFMLAVVNMDSMKNLNEEEALKNSHYIKNLYSFTLENPNWCDIDAFNDKIDLMLDNTFGSSHIYAVCLALKYKSGRLMADEFSNIVSSFMESSDIEAASYFLNGILLAARDILFINENIISSIDSAIKKLDDDKFLEVLPNFRYAFSNLSPVEIERFSGIIADRYNISKNKILIDVNLSIEEIQLASKIDNEVFDLISKTL